In [Leptolyngbya] sp. PCC 7376, a genomic segment contains:
- a CDS encoding AAA-like domain-containing protein, protein MVSAQPNFEYQYGGSLPADAPTYVTREADETLYAALKQSEFSYVLNSRQMGKSSLRARVQKRLEAEGIVCAFIDITSLGSSNVDEATWYADLIDTLAGELDLEEKCDFDIDQFLDSVEKLSPVRWFSKFIEDILLTQIPEQIVVFIDEIDSTINLNFSTDDFFALIRAFYNQRVNNPEYNKITFCLLGVATPGDLIEDKTRTPFNIGTAINLSGFTLSEAQPLVAGLQGKATDGEAVLNAILGWTGGQPFLTQKLCRLVMDAAGEILAGTEGVWVDSLVQRKILDHWESQDEPEHLRTIQNRLFSRDEKVTGRLLGIYQQVISTPPLTRKAEVESPPGDGTTDVIASSIEQLAQSISRSEEMSEKHIPNLTSEVREQENDFLSIDLEEEMALRLTGLVKKNGGQLIISNQIYLKIFDERWIEASLNKLRPYSEAISQWLASGDESYLLKGNALEDALTWAANKSLSPQDYQFFNASREFKEKELVEANVILAEAQQKARNTIRKGLALLILGAVSLSGTLVYSGGVLRSARQAKSDLTAMELAAEKAKEESKIAWEQTQQAQENLTQANQEVTIAQQNVIKAEQALQAAEQETLDQENKAKSRLAETKKQLTTAEIKQKEAASQADKAKIQLGTFQQEFNLIEQELVTERTVLERTKREAEENLNKIASQLTLLEQKEKQARENLDSIIQQISA, encoded by the coding sequence ATGGTTTCGGCACAGCCAAATTTTGAATATCAATATGGTGGTAGCCTGCCTGCTGATGCGCCAACCTATGTGACGCGGGAAGCGGATGAAACGCTCTATGCAGCACTCAAGCAGAGTGAGTTTTCCTATGTGCTCAATTCACGGCAAATGGGAAAGTCTTCGTTGCGGGCGCGAGTACAAAAACGGCTGGAAGCGGAGGGGATTGTCTGTGCGTTTATTGATATTACGAGTCTCGGCAGTAGCAACGTCGATGAGGCCACTTGGTACGCTGATCTGATTGATACTTTGGCGGGAGAGCTGGATCTAGAAGAGAAATGTGATTTTGATATTGATCAGTTTCTGGATTCGGTAGAAAAGTTATCGCCAGTGCGGTGGTTCAGCAAGTTTATCGAGGATATTCTGCTCACTCAGATCCCAGAACAAATTGTTGTCTTTATCGATGAGATTGACAGCACCATCAACCTCAATTTCTCAACGGATGATTTCTTTGCACTGATTCGGGCTTTTTATAATCAGCGGGTCAATAATCCTGAATACAACAAAATCACCTTTTGTCTCTTGGGGGTGGCCACGCCGGGCGACCTAATCGAGGACAAAACCCGTACACCTTTTAATATCGGTACAGCAATTAATCTCTCTGGGTTTACACTCTCAGAGGCGCAACCTTTGGTAGCAGGTCTTCAGGGAAAAGCAACGGATGGGGAAGCGGTACTCAATGCAATTCTGGGTTGGACTGGGGGACAACCGTTTCTGACGCAAAAGCTTTGTCGGTTGGTGATGGATGCGGCGGGAGAAATTCTGGCAGGAACAGAAGGGGTTTGGGTGGATAGTTTGGTACAGCGAAAAATCCTCGACCACTGGGAATCGCAGGATGAGCCGGAGCATTTGCGGACAATCCAAAATCGGTTGTTCTCGCGGGATGAAAAGGTTACGGGGAGATTACTCGGTATTTATCAACAGGTAATTTCTACTCCTCCCTTGACAAGGAAAGCTGAGGTGGAGAGTCCCCCAGGTGATGGAACAACGGATGTTATTGCCAGCTCAATTGAACAACTGGCTCAGAGTATTAGTAGATCTGAGGAGATGTCTGAGAAGCACATTCCTAATCTCACTTCTGAAGTAAGAGAACAAGAAAACGATTTTCTTTCGATAGATTTGGAGGAAGAGATGGCGCTGAGGCTCACAGGTTTAGTTAAAAAAAATGGTGGTCAACTAATCATTAGTAATCAAATCTACCTTAAGATTTTTGACGAGCGGTGGATTGAAGCATCTCTGAACAAGTTACGTCCCTATAGTGAGGCGATTTCCCAATGGCTGGCATCAGGTGATGAGTCATACCTGCTCAAAGGCAATGCATTAGAAGACGCTTTAACTTGGGCAGCCAATAAAAGTTTGAGCCCGCAAGATTATCAGTTTTTTAATGCATCGCGAGAATTTAAGGAAAAGGAACTAGTCGAAGCTAATGTGATTCTCGCAGAGGCACAACAAAAAGCACGCAACACTATACGAAAAGGTCTAGCCCTTTTGATTTTAGGAGCAGTATCTCTATCTGGAACACTTGTTTATTCGGGCGGCGTATTACGTAGTGCAAGACAAGCTAAAAGCGATTTAACGGCAATGGAGCTCGCAGCAGAGAAAGCTAAAGAAGAGTCAAAAATAGCATGGGAACAAACTCAACAGGCACAAGAGAATTTAACACAAGCAAATCAAGAAGTTACTATTGCCCAGCAAAATGTCATTAAGGCAGAGCAAGCTTTACAAGCAGCAGAACAAGAAACATTAGATCAGGAGAACAAAGCTAAATCAAGATTAGCAGAAACGAAAAAGCAACTCACAACAGCAGAAATCAAACAGAAAGAAGCAGCTTCTCAAGCTGACAAAGCAAAAATACAGTTGGGAACATTCCAACAAGAATTTAATTTAATTGAACAAGAATTAGTAACAGAACGAACAGTACTTGAGAGGACAAAGAGAGAAGCAGAGGAAAACCTTAACAAGATTGCATCACAATTAACTCTTTTAGAACAAAAAGAAAAACAAGCACGAGAAAATCTAGATAGTATAATACAGCAAATTTCAGCCTAG
- a CDS encoding transposase produces MTGEEESSILPKAYSLDLRQKIVDAYERGGVSQSSLARQFGVAKSFVQKLLDQKRLTGSIAPKKRSQQTPPKLNEEHQTILRQLLTKKNDATLAELCDEMEKRTGLRVANSTMHRTLRRMGYSLKKNILSRP; encoded by the coding sequence TTGACTGGTGAGGAAGAAAGTAGCATCTTGCCGAAAGCCTACTCATTAGACTTAAGACAGAAAATAGTGGATGCCTACGAAAGGGGTGGTGTGAGTCAAAGTAGTCTTGCCCGACAATTTGGAGTGGCGAAAAGTTTTGTACAAAAGCTCCTCGACCAAAAACGACTGACAGGGTCGATTGCTCCGAAAAAACGAAGCCAACAAACACCTCCCAAATTAAACGAAGAGCATCAAACAATATTGCGCCAGTTGCTCACCAAGAAAAACGATGCGACGCTAGCGGAACTATGTGATGAGATGGAGAAACGCACTGGTCTCCGTGTGGCCAATAGCACCATGCATCGCACCTTAAGAAGAATGGGATATAGCCTCAAAAAAAACATTCTATCCAGACCTTAA
- a CDS encoding IS630 family transposase: MQQARYDFWQKMQATLAKNLIFIDESGVNLAMTRLRARSEKGKRAYSPKSSKRGKNVSLIGALGFKGMVANYHLLGSTDGLTFEAFISQKLIPNLWAGACVVMDNCSIHLGESVRTMIEAVGAKLIYLPPYSPDFSPIENCWSKLKSTLKSIGARTYLALDKAIEVAFSKITLDDIRCWFTHCCYCTSLD, encoded by the coding sequence GTGCAACAAGCCAGATATGATTTTTGGCAGAAAATGCAAGCGACTCTAGCGAAAAACTTGATTTTTATCGATGAATCGGGCGTGAACTTAGCCATGACAAGACTGAGGGCACGTTCTGAGAAAGGGAAACGAGCTTATAGTCCGAAATCCAGTAAACGAGGCAAGAATGTTTCTTTGATTGGAGCATTAGGCTTCAAGGGAATGGTCGCTAATTATCATCTGCTGGGGAGTACGGATGGATTAACCTTTGAAGCATTCATCAGCCAGAAGTTAATACCAAACTTATGGGCGGGAGCATGTGTGGTGATGGATAACTGTTCGATTCATTTAGGAGAGTCAGTACGCACAATGATTGAGGCCGTGGGAGCTAAGTTGATTTACCTTCCTCCCTATTCTCCAGATTTTTCACCCATTGAAAATTGCTGGTCAAAGTTGAAAAGTACCTTGAAAAGTATCGGGGCAAGAACTTATCTAGCTCTAGACAAGGCAATTGAGGTAGCTTTTTCCAAGATTACCCTTGATGATATTCGATGCTGGTTTACACATTGCTGCTATTGCACCTCACTCGACTAG
- a CDS encoding CHAT domain-containing protein: protein MLLNNTNSIISPYWSIEDEATTILIHSFYKELSKGNLTFAESLRNAQISLLNNSDFSHPYYWGGFRIEI, encoded by the coding sequence ATGTTATTAAATAATACTAACAGCATCATCTCGCCTTACTGGAGTATTGAAGACGAAGCAACAACTATTTTAATACATAGTTTTTACAAAGAGCTATCAAAGGGAAATCTAACTTTTGCCGAGTCTTTGCGTAATGCTCAGATTTCATTATTAAATAACTCTGATTTCTCTCATCCTTACTACTGGGGAGGCTTTAGAATAGAGATTTGA
- a CDS encoding IS1 family transposase (programmed frameshift), which translates to MECPECQSAHTRKNGKKKGKQNHICVDCGRQFIDHYSQLGYSKFFKRECLKMYVNGMGFRAIERVKGVHHTTVITWVKEVGALLPDAYEPEEMPQVGELDELQTFVGAKKNKVWLWTAVDHFQPGILAWTIGDRSAETFKPLWAIVSLWRCFFYVTDGWKVYPMFVPDGDQIISKTYMTRIEGENTRLRHYLARLHRKILCYSKSVEMLEHSIRLLIHYLKFWDVPIPQPS; encoded by the exons ATGGAATGTCCAGAATGCCAATCTGCTCATACCCGTAAGAACGGAAAGAAAAAAGGCAAACAGAATCACATCTGTGTAGATTGCGGTCGTCAGTTTATCGACCACTATAGTCAGCTCGGCTACTCAAAGTTCTTCAAACGTGAATGCCTCAAAATGTATGTCAACGGTATGGGCTTTCGAGCCATTGAACGAGTGAAAGGAGTACACCACACTACCGTCATCACTTGGGTCAAAGAAGTCGGTGCATTGCTGCCTGATGCTTATGAACCGGAAGAGATGCCTCAGGTCGGGGAACTCGATGAACTTCAAACATTCGTCGGTGCTA AAAAAAACAAGGTCTGGCTCTGGACAGCCGTAGACCACTTTCAACCAGGTATTCTTGCTTGGACTATTGGTGACAGAAGTGCAGAGACATTCAAGCCACTATGGGCAATCGTTAGTCTCTGGAGATGCTTCTTTTACGTCACAGATGGCTGGAAAGTTTATCCCATGTTTGTACCCGATGGCGACCAGATTATCAGTAAGACCTACATGACTCGTATCGAAGGCGAGAATACTCGATTGCGGCACTATCTCGCTCGACTCCATCGAAAGATCTTATGTTATTCAAAGTCTGTGGAAATGTTAGAGCATTCGATTCGATTGCTGATTCACTATCTCAAGTTCTGGGATGTTCCTATCCCTCAACCCTCATAG
- a CDS encoding CU044_2847 family protein, giving the protein MSNLQRIELDDGTLIYIHAQPNPVIPAQAPTKDDKLDFLTEAPPENQDRIFGLERLDPKQQSEALKNTIQGYTKHVVQSFKELALAEVTEITLEFGVNIGAESGIPYIANGTAECNMNISVKCEFNKD; this is encoded by the coding sequence ATGTCAAACCTCCAACGCATCGAACTCGACGACGGCACACTGATTTATATCCACGCCCAACCTAACCCAGTTATCCCAGCACAAGCTCCAACCAAAGACGACAAGCTCGATTTTCTCACCGAAGCTCCACCAGAAAACCAAGACCGTATCTTTGGCTTAGAAAGACTCGACCCCAAACAACAAAGCGAAGCCCTCAAGAACACAATTCAGGGCTACACAAAACATGTCGTCCAATCCTTTAAAGAACTAGCCCTAGCCGAAGTCACGGAGATTACCCTTGAGTTTGGCGTGAATATTGGTGCGGAGAGCGGCATTCCCTACATCGCCAATGGCACCGCCGAATGCAATATGAATATTTCCGTCAAATGCGAATTCAACAAAGATTAA
- a CDS encoding Dps family protein, whose translation MATTPLPINIGIPEEDRQVIAEGLSRLLADTYTLYLKTHNFHWNVTGPMFQTLHLLFETQYNELALAVDLIAERIRSLGVAAPGTYKEFVELSSINETEGVPTAEDMIRLLVEGQEAVVRTARSIFPTVDAANDEPTADLLTQRMQVHEKNAWMLRSLLG comes from the coding sequence ATGGCAACTACACCACTCCCTATCAATATCGGTATCCCAGAAGAAGATCGGCAGGTGATCGCCGAAGGATTGAGTCGTCTCCTCGCAGATACCTACACCCTTTATCTCAAAACTCACAACTTCCACTGGAATGTCACAGGGCCAATGTTCCAAACCTTGCACCTATTGTTCGAGACCCAGTACAACGAGCTTGCCCTTGCCGTAGATCTCATTGCCGAGCGGATTCGTTCATTGGGCGTCGCAGCACCCGGAACCTACAAAGAATTTGTCGAGCTGTCGTCTATCAATGAAACCGAAGGTGTACCCACTGCCGAAGATATGATTCGGCTACTTGTCGAAGGTCAAGAAGCAGTGGTGCGGACAGCCCGTTCTATTTTTCCAACCGTAGATGCCGCGAACGATGAACCCACCGCAGATCTACTTACTCAACGTATGCAAGTCCACGAGAAAAATGCTTGGATGTTGCGTAGTTTGTTGGGCTAA
- a CDS encoding ABC transporter ATP-binding protein yields the protein MSSTFTKKQTPTDVNASPFDVELRQVFKIFDGETAVCGVNLDIRKGEFFSILGPSGCGKTTTLRLIAGFEQPSAGDVLIQKQNVNDVPPYRRPVNTVFQSYALFNHLTVIENVAFGLKIQKLPKNEVRDRVQEALVLVQMEGYANRFPNQLSGGQQQRVALARALVNKPAVMLLDEPLGALDLKLRKEMQVELSRLHQDLGLTFVMVTHDQEEALSMSDRIAVMSNGKIEQIGTPHEIYERPTTPFIADFIGDTNLINGKVYRTEGTVQNIVTRKGLEIVVDLPEHQPNVMVANTHNNYGAKKQRPEVPSGEVVVSVRPEKIQISLEPPERAANCYKGQLEHTMFMGTHVLYVVRLESGDTLRIKQPNTAASINHGTPVYAYWSTADCLALNA from the coding sequence ATGTCCTCTACCTTTACGAAAAAGCAAACACCAACCGATGTGAATGCGTCGCCTTTTGATGTAGAACTCCGTCAAGTCTTTAAAATTTTTGATGGCGAAACCGCAGTTTGTGGTGTCAATCTCGATATTCGTAAAGGCGAATTTTTTAGTATCCTCGGCCCTTCCGGTTGCGGTAAAACAACAACGCTGCGCTTGATCGCCGGATTTGAACAACCTTCTGCGGGAGATGTCCTGATCCAAAAGCAGAATGTTAACGATGTGCCGCCTTATCGCCGCCCAGTAAACACAGTCTTTCAAAGTTACGCCCTGTTTAATCACTTAACCGTGATCGAGAATGTCGCTTTCGGTTTAAAGATTCAAAAATTACCGAAAAATGAAGTGCGCGATCGCGTCCAAGAAGCATTAGTGCTCGTGCAGATGGAAGGCTACGCAAATCGTTTCCCCAATCAATTATCTGGTGGTCAACAGCAACGAGTCGCCCTAGCTAGAGCTTTAGTCAATAAGCCCGCTGTGATGCTCCTCGATGAACCACTCGGTGCCTTGGATTTAAAACTCCGTAAGGAAATGCAGGTGGAATTATCGCGCCTACATCAGGATCTCGGTTTAACCTTTGTGATGGTGACCCACGACCAAGAAGAAGCCCTTTCCATGAGCGATCGCATTGCGGTGATGTCGAATGGCAAGATTGAACAAATTGGCACACCCCACGAAATTTACGAGCGTCCAACCACACCCTTCATTGCAGATTTTATTGGCGATACAAATTTAATTAACGGTAAGGTTTATCGCACCGAGGGTACTGTTCAAAATATCGTCACCCGCAAAGGTCTAGAAATCGTTGTAGATTTGCCTGAGCACCAACCGAACGTGATGGTCGCCAATACTCACAACAATTACGGCGCGAAAAAACAACGTCCAGAAGTCCCCTCTGGCGAAGTCGTTGTGAGTGTCCGCCCGGAAAAAATTCAAATTAGCCTTGAGCCACCAGAGCGGGCAGCGAACTGTTATAAAGGCCAGCTCGAACACACGATGTTTATGGGAACTCACGTGCTCTACGTTGTGCGTTTAGAGAGTGGTGATACCCTCCGCATTAAGCAGCCAAATACCGCCGCTAGTATCAATCACGGCACACCAGTTTATGCCTATTGGTCAACCGCAGATTGTTTGGCGCTAAATGCCTAA
- a CDS encoding PotD/PotF family extracellular solute-binding protein — translation MIEGNYDHDNRLPMSEQGTQFNGVQLNRRKFLKGSAAALSGFALSSCGWRLADVKPTARRTSTDTLYIYTWAGYTDDALLKQFEAETGIRAIADVFDSNEAMLARIQAQGGGDYSIIYPSDYIVQEMIDLELLQELDHSQINGLDNLFETFTDPGYDPGNSYSIPISWGTTGLIYNKSALDEAPTDWNYLWDNADKLQRRMTLLNDVREVLGASLKSLGYSYNSTEEAQVKAAYERLVELRPAIASFNSDAWRTQILSGDLLVAMCYSSDANEITEEDDNFAYVVPSSGSSVWADTLVIPRTAPNVPGAYAWMSFMMRAQVSAEITQRLSFATPNRPGYELLPEDVRTNPNLFPSSETIDRCEGLKPLGEEVGEIYDRYWTKLTSG, via the coding sequence ATGATTGAAGGCAATTATGACCACGATAACCGTCTACCAATGAGTGAGCAGGGCACACAATTCAACGGTGTACAGCTTAATCGCCGTAAATTTTTGAAAGGGTCTGCTGCGGCTCTGTCGGGTTTTGCGTTGTCCAGTTGCGGCTGGCGGCTCGCTGATGTGAAACCCACAGCACGGCGTACCTCCACCGATACCCTCTATATCTATACTTGGGCGGGTTATACGGATGATGCCCTCCTAAAACAATTTGAAGCAGAAACGGGCATTAGGGCGATCGCCGATGTGTTTGACTCCAACGAGGCCATGTTGGCAAGGATTCAAGCACAGGGTGGCGGCGACTATAGCATCATTTATCCGTCGGACTATATTGTCCAAGAGATGATTGATCTAGAGCTGTTGCAAGAGCTGGATCATAGTCAAATTAACGGTCTCGACAATCTATTTGAAACCTTTACAGATCCCGGTTACGACCCTGGTAATAGCTACAGCATCCCGATTAGCTGGGGAACCACCGGACTGATTTATAACAAGAGTGCCCTTGACGAGGCTCCCACCGATTGGAATTATCTCTGGGACAATGCCGACAAGTTACAGCGCCGGATGACATTACTCAATGACGTACGGGAAGTACTCGGTGCATCATTAAAATCCCTTGGCTATTCCTACAACTCAACTGAGGAAGCTCAAGTAAAAGCCGCCTACGAAAGACTAGTAGAACTCCGCCCGGCGATCGCCTCCTTTAATTCCGATGCGTGGCGAACTCAGATTTTGAGCGGTGATTTGTTAGTGGCAATGTGTTATTCCTCCGACGCTAACGAGATTACCGAGGAAGATGACAACTTTGCCTATGTGGTTCCCAGCAGCGGGTCATCCGTTTGGGCAGACACCCTCGTAATCCCCAGAACTGCACCGAATGTTCCTGGAGCTTACGCTTGGATGAGCTTTATGATGCGTGCTCAAGTGTCCGCCGAAATCACCCAACGCCTCAGCTTTGCGACACCAAACCGCCCCGGTTATGAGCTGCTCCCCGAAGATGTCCGCACCAACCCAAATTTATTCCCTTCCTCAGAGACGATTGATCGCTGCGAAGGCTTAAAACCTCTAGGTGAAGAGGTGGGTGAAATCTACGACCGATATTGGACGAAACTCACCAGTGGTTAA
- a CDS encoding ABC transporter permease — protein MAEELEEMAQKKFRDKLPWTGIFTLLGPSGIWLLLLLVLPTLVIFELSLVPNIHPGDLVNPSGLDNYFRIFDGDNLKVVGRSLFFAFGTTIACLLMGFPVAYWIAQMAPKRWRTLLLLGFILPLWTSSLLRSYAWITILSPTGVLNTALGFTGISLNLLNTNAAVFIGMAYSYLPYMVLILYASIEKLDRQLLEASADLGAKPPETFWRVTIPQTMPGILAGSLLVFISGLGDFVDPELLGGASSMTMSRLIYNQFLGLSRNWGFGSALSMTLIFAVSISIALLLKYGDRDVAA, from the coding sequence ATGGCAGAAGAACTAGAAGAAATGGCTCAGAAAAAATTCCGCGATAAATTACCTTGGACTGGCATTTTTACGTTGTTGGGGCCTTCTGGTATTTGGCTGTTGCTGCTGTTGGTATTGCCGACATTAGTCATTTTTGAGCTGAGTCTCGTCCCAAATATTCACCCCGGTGACCTCGTTAATCCTAGCGGTCTCGATAATTATTTTCGGATTTTCGATGGTGATAATCTCAAAGTCGTTGGGCGATCGCTCTTTTTTGCATTTGGCACAACCATTGCCTGTTTGCTAATGGGTTTTCCAGTAGCGTACTGGATTGCACAAATGGCTCCCAAACGGTGGCGGACGCTGCTACTGCTTGGATTCATTTTACCGCTCTGGACATCTTCGCTATTGCGCTCCTATGCGTGGATCACAATCCTCAGTCCCACAGGTGTATTGAATACAGCGTTGGGCTTTACGGGAATATCACTGAATTTGCTCAATACCAACGCGGCGGTATTTATTGGGATGGCATATAGTTATCTGCCTTACATGGTGCTGATTTTGTATGCGTCTATCGAAAAACTGGATCGTCAACTGCTCGAAGCATCAGCGGATCTCGGTGCAAAACCTCCAGAAACGTTTTGGCGAGTCACTATTCCCCAGACCATGCCTGGTATTCTCGCGGGATCATTACTCGTCTTTATTAGCGGTTTGGGAGATTTTGTTGATCCAGAGCTGCTCGGTGGTGCATCGAGCATGACAATGTCTCGCCTCATCTATAACCAATTCCTTGGCCTTTCACGCAATTGGGGCTTTGGTTCTGCACTCAGTATGACCTTGATTTTTGCGGTCAGTATTTCGATTGCTTTGTTGCTGAAATATGGCGATCGCGATGTAGCCGCTTAA
- a CDS encoding DUF2252 domain-containing protein — MPHFDFEPTARDKDVLAELKKWNEHLKEKDRTYKYRKMICGAFPFFRGTNHLFWHDFANHPDLAQFSNDETQVWVQGDLHAENYGSFHNDEGHIVYDLNDFDESIITDYQYDLWRMASSLILVADQPQFDFSKKEQKSFIKSFCEGYLEAITLYAKDPNAIHIEFTAKNTYGKLDEFLEEVEKTKNRKGMLKKWTNVHEERYRDLQSDKLQAICKETYQAIVEQMPKYGNTLTGELAYDPKYFHVQDIAKRLLAGTGSLGTNRYYILIQGEDKEHKHDCILDMKAQGKPTPYHYLGEEFQKAYNAEFENDAERHAIAYKALIRNTDDHLGWLELDGQSYSIRERSPYKEAFPLETLKKTKRFQKMAEQWGRILATCHSRGAATMLSQTAISFAKNVDKLAGEKADEFIAQIQKVATSYAEQVNLDYKAFQTDNPKLKCLE; from the coding sequence ATGCCTCACTTTGATTTTGAGCCCACCGCAAGAGATAAAGATGTTTTGGCGGAGCTGAAAAAGTGGAATGAACACCTTAAAGAGAAAGATCGCACTTACAAATATCGCAAAATGATTTGTGGAGCTTTCCCTTTTTTCAGAGGGACAAATCACCTGTTTTGGCACGATTTTGCTAATCATCCAGACCTAGCGCAATTCAGTAACGATGAGACGCAGGTGTGGGTTCAGGGGGATCTTCATGCTGAAAATTATGGCAGTTTCCATAATGACGAAGGCCATATTGTCTATGACCTCAACGACTTTGACGAGTCGATAATCACCGATTATCAATATGATCTATGGCGCATGGCAAGCAGTTTAATTCTGGTGGCAGATCAACCTCAGTTTGATTTTTCGAAGAAAGAACAAAAATCATTTATCAAATCATTCTGTGAGGGATATCTAGAGGCGATCACCCTGTATGCCAAAGATCCCAATGCAATTCATATTGAGTTCACGGCAAAGAATACCTATGGCAAACTCGACGAGTTTCTAGAGGAAGTTGAGAAAACAAAAAATCGTAAGGGAATGCTCAAAAAATGGACGAATGTTCACGAAGAGCGCTACCGGGATTTGCAGTCGGACAAGCTTCAGGCAATTTGCAAAGAAACCTATCAGGCGATTGTGGAGCAGATGCCCAAGTACGGCAATACCCTCACTGGCGAACTGGCCTATGACCCGAAATATTTTCATGTGCAAGATATTGCCAAACGGCTTTTAGCGGGGACAGGTTCCCTCGGCACCAATCGCTACTACATTTTGATTCAAGGTGAAGATAAGGAACATAAACATGACTGCATTCTCGATATGAAGGCACAGGGCAAACCCACTCCTTACCATTATCTCGGCGAAGAATTTCAAAAAGCCTACAATGCAGAGTTTGAGAACGATGCAGAACGCCATGCGATCGCTTACAAAGCCCTAATCCGCAATACCGATGATCATCTGGGTTGGCTTGAACTAGACGGACAATCCTATTCAATCCGGGAGCGATCGCCCTACAAAGAAGCGTTTCCGTTGGAGACACTCAAGAAAACCAAGCGTTTCCAGAAGATGGCCGAACAATGGGGCAGAATTTTGGCGACTTGCCATAGCCGTGGCGCTGCAACCATGCTCTCCCAAACAGCCATATCTTTCGCAAAAAATGTAGATAAACTCGCTGGCGAGAAAGCAGATGAGTTTATCGCGCAAATCCAGAAAGTCGCAACAAGCTATGCGGAGCAAGTCAATCTCGATTACAAAGCGTTTCAAACAGACAACCCCAAACTGAAATGTTTAGAATAG
- a CDS encoding DUF760 domain-containing protein encodes MASEAQHFDGFLDNASAEIKDDLWQYVQSLTPEMVVQMSQPQSKEVQQVMERQIAGLLGGLSGEGIDVSITMNRENLGRLLSSTIMSGYFLRNAEQRHEIEKLLPFGDA; translated from the coding sequence ATGGCTAGTGAAGCTCAACATTTTGATGGTTTTTTAGACAATGCATCCGCAGAAATAAAAGATGATTTATGGCAGTATGTCCAATCTCTAACTCCAGAAATGGTTGTTCAAATGTCGCAACCTCAATCAAAAGAAGTTCAGCAAGTGATGGAGCGTCAAATTGCTGGTTTGTTAGGGGGTTTATCAGGAGAAGGCATAGATGTCTCGATCACTATGAACCGCGAAAATTTAGGACGTTTGCTTAGCTCTACGATTATGAGTGGCTATTTTTTGCGGAATGCAGAGCAAAGACATGAAATTGAAAAGTTGTTGCCTTTCGGTGATGCTTAA